One region of Termitidicoccus mucosus genomic DNA includes:
- the def gene encoding peptide deformylase yields MLLPIVQYNDPVLRKKGVNITVFDDALAQLGRDMIETMNAANGIGLAAQQIGRAIQFCVVDVSRADPDFDWDLDGSHPPLELFMPMMIANPVIKKHAAAGSETDSEGCLSFGKIRGEVERPSEITVMFQDAQGVPHTFICNGLLARCIQHETDHLNGVLFIDRMAKKERAKIDAAIKAHAKATKEGAAKGLAGPQA; encoded by the coding sequence ATGCTGCTGCCAATTGTTCAATACAATGATCCGGTTTTAAGAAAAAAGGGAGTGAATATCACCGTGTTCGACGACGCGCTTGCGCAGCTCGGGCGCGACATGATCGAGACCATGAACGCCGCCAATGGCATCGGCCTGGCCGCGCAACAAATCGGGCGTGCCATCCAGTTTTGCGTGGTGGATGTGTCGCGCGCCGACCCGGACTTCGACTGGGATCTCGACGGCAGCCACCCGCCGCTGGAGCTGTTCATGCCGATGATGATCGCCAACCCGGTCATCAAGAAACACGCCGCCGCCGGCTCGGAAACGGACTCGGAGGGCTGTCTGTCGTTCGGAAAAATCCGCGGCGAGGTGGAGCGCCCCTCTGAAATCACCGTGATGTTTCAGGACGCCCAAGGCGTGCCGCACACGTTCATCTGCAACGGGCTCCTCGCCCGCTGCATCCAGCACGAGACGGATCACCTGAACGGCGTGCTGTTCATCGACCGCATGGCGAAAAAGGAACGCGCCAAGATCGACGCCGCCATCAAGGCGCACGCGAAGGCGACGAAGGAAGGCGCGGCGAAAGGTCTGGCCGGGCCGCAGGCGTAG
- a CDS encoding ElyC/SanA/YdcF family protein, which produces MSRFQRIFQIRLFKQRSFRFAALLLPMAGLAAIALANHAIQSAARGRCFADIDTVPRHRVGLVLGSARSLKSGAVNLHYKHRVETAASLFHAGKVDWLLVSGDNSRAAYNEPADMRDDLVAAGVPADRVYLDYAGFRTLDSVVRAKEIFRLGDGECLVISQKFHVERALYLAQKNGLRASGFIAPDPPRIHTVKVKIREQFARLAACVDVNLLDTRPHFLGPPVPIGPDTPQPPPVL; this is translated from the coding sequence ATGAGTCGTTTCCAAAGAATTTTTCAGATCCGCCTCTTCAAACAACGCTCCTTCCGGTTTGCCGCCCTGCTGCTTCCGATGGCCGGTCTCGCGGCCATTGCGCTGGCCAATCATGCCATCCAATCCGCCGCGCGCGGACGCTGCTTCGCCGACATCGACACCGTGCCGCGCCACCGCGTCGGCCTTGTGCTCGGCTCGGCGCGTTCCCTGAAATCCGGCGCGGTCAATCTGCACTATAAACACCGTGTCGAAACCGCCGCCTCGCTTTTTCACGCGGGCAAGGTGGATTGGCTGCTCGTCAGCGGCGACAACTCACGCGCCGCCTACAACGAACCGGCCGACATGCGCGACGATCTCGTGGCCGCCGGCGTGCCGGCCGACCGGGTATATCTTGACTACGCCGGCTTCCGCACGCTCGACTCCGTGGTGCGCGCAAAGGAAATCTTTCGACTCGGCGACGGCGAATGCCTCGTGATTTCCCAAAAATTCCACGTCGAGCGCGCGCTTTATCTCGCGCAAAAGAACGGCCTGCGCGCGTCGGGATTCATCGCGCCGGACCCGCCGCGCATTCACACGGTGAAGGTAAAAATCCGCGAGCAGTTCGCCCGCCTCGCCGCCTGCGTCGATGTCAACCTGCTTGACACGCGGCCGCACTTCCTCGGTCCGCCCGTCCCGATTGGCCCCGACACGCCGCAACCGCCGCCCGTTTTATGA
- a CDS encoding autotransporter outer membrane beta-barrel domain-containing protein produces the protein MIAGADDALGRTSFLSLESLASFDLAGHSQTLASGSVTGALLDSVGSGSLGVTGLLEITSANAGFAASVGVTGTAVLHHTSALGDSGTLTLWSAGGPPASGLVRLDNATGTLSKAIAGSGTVALANSSSVALTGTNTLSGAWTVAAASALSASSTANLGLAGILLDGRLTVANAANETLGNALTGTGTFNKTAAGNLTISQSNTFAGSAGILAGTLTLADLGGLGSATIANSSTLDLAGTGAFANAVSGTGVTVASGGVSLRGANTGFTGTLSVTGTADITASTQIGGTGAKVVIAAGGELATTATTFVHALAGSGVLAVNASTNGGVFDFEAASGTAFAGTVKLDATTMHLGTGAAHAHNALALAGAKLRVLAGSTLATHAETRKLGALDLGAGGVTLLDMTAVVPAQVLQTGTLSVDSGARVAFRGYTGSGTVNSTGTNPKNFLDQDSLNDTATLLVAADALAAGTDGKQITLTQEDGATPLTGGRRIDYGNVTATYDYTGVTAGTATARAILGSATASAGLYYNYALTVLDIKSGTTLTLTTAGADDRTLAAEITGAGNLELVASAGALTLSHSNSHTGTTTLASGTVIAGADDALGRTSHLSLVSLASFDLAGRTQTLASGSIAGALLDSVGSGSLGVTGLLDITSANAGFAADVGVTGTAVLHHTQALGDSGTLTAGGLVQLTGATGTLAKQIAGSGTVALVDSSSVALTGANELGAAGEWNIAAGSALSASSTANLSEAGILLDGLLTVANTAAETLGNALSGSGTFNKDAAGNLTISRSNAFTGSAGILAGTLTLANSLDGLGAATIANSSTLALSGTGAFANTVSGTGVNLVSGSVALTGTNTAFTGTLAVTGTAAITGNDNIGGTGAGGASVVLAQTGALATTATSFVHALSGDGLLAVESVSGAFDFVATTGSNFAGTVALADTALTLGTNAAHAFNAAALANATLRLDAGGALHANRETARIGGLTLNAGALWLPMNGVDPEEVLHVGTLSVADLASTVVFENYAGGTAAIGDAARQKNWLDQDNLTDNATLLVSAGTLAEAAPRQIAVTRADGSALENGQVIEHDEVLAIYNYTAQTTGSATVYTGTALAPGLYYDYVLAELNVKSGTTLVLTDAGATDSTLTAALTGEGGVTYTTGSSLTLAGANTYTGSSTITTGALIAGADHVLGDTSFLSIESPASFDLAGHTQTLRGGGQIDGRLTGTGALTLAGGTLTITSANPGYTAQTNINANATAHLADTAGLGSGGIQLDGTLRTAATGALQNTLSGYGLFHAAAGAVTLARDSAGFHGTGSIAAGARVTATHENALGDAAIGVASGATFEQKDFTGVLRNALSGAGTHLVTNATLFLENDPAAYQIANTTLDARAALVLDADGYRFGTLNMNGGALAFSAANPAGSATIATLGNTSGNFYLNADLSGLAGGGIVPAGMIANFLDILDDGAGAHRVHLDTHGTEPAGPNIALELIHTGGTLSTFDLVGGRIETELTSLELMRGDGSAYIPDPHTVYLTDAGLSHAADAILNTAGTLALDWASALDSLHLRMGDLRAENLASLDGGHAAAIKGGNASGNVWVRSRGYRLDASNRVSGMAFEQHGYGMTAGLDRAFATETGANLLGGFIDMGGVSRRFDNAGTGETRNAGVGAYATLLRADGWFLDAVGRADRYKNAFDARAANGRVTHAGYNVKGLGLSLEAGRRLQRADGWWLEPAAQASVLWLGRAAYDTRPTPGQRAIKVRVDDSETWQYRALLRFGRRLPGSRWHPYGKLAAVAVDSNGGGITAHGKTFTAGFDGKRVEFGLGAGYRVNDLSQLYIDYEYARAPSYERPWALSLGYRRLW, from the coding sequence GTGATCGCCGGTGCCGACGACGCGCTGGGCCGCACGTCCTTCCTGTCCCTTGAGTCCCTTGCGTCCTTTGACCTCGCGGGCCACTCGCAGACCCTCGCCAGCGGCAGCGTCACCGGCGCGCTCCTCGACAGCGTTGGCAGCGGCTCGCTCGGCGTGACCGGCCTGCTGGAGATCACCAGCGCCAACGCCGGCTTCGCCGCCAGTGTCGGCGTGACCGGCACGGCCGTGCTCCACCACACCTCCGCCCTCGGCGACAGCGGCACGCTGACCCTATGGAGCGCGGGCGGCCCGCCCGCTTCCGGCCTTGTCCGCCTCGACAACGCCACCGGCACCCTTTCAAAAGCAATCGCCGGCAGCGGCACCGTCGCGCTGGCGAACAGCAGCAGCGTGGCGCTGACCGGGACGAACACGCTCTCCGGCGCGTGGACCGTCGCCGCCGCTAGCGCGCTCAGCGCGAGCTCGACCGCAAACCTCGGCCTCGCCGGCATCCTCCTCGACGGCCGGCTCACGGTCGCGAACGCCGCGAACGAAACCCTCGGCAACGCCCTCACCGGCACCGGCACTTTTAACAAAACCGCCGCCGGCAACCTGACCATCAGCCAGTCGAACACCTTCGCCGGGAGCGCCGGCATCCTTGCCGGCACCCTGACGCTCGCCGACCTCGGCGGCCTCGGCTCCGCAACCATCGCGAACAGCTCCACGCTCGACCTCGCCGGCACCGGCGCCTTCGCCAACGCCGTCAGCGGCACGGGCGTGACCGTCGCCAGCGGCGGCGTGAGCCTGCGCGGGGCGAACACGGGCTTCACCGGCACGCTCAGCGTGACCGGCACGGCGGACATCACCGCCAGCACGCAAATCGGCGGCACCGGGGCGAAGGTGGTCATCGCCGCCGGCGGCGAACTGGCCACGACCGCGACCACCTTTGTCCACGCGCTGGCCGGCAGCGGCGTCCTCGCGGTGAATGCGTCCACGAACGGCGGCGTCTTCGACTTCGAGGCGGCCAGCGGCACGGCCTTCGCCGGGACGGTCAAGCTCGACGCGACCACGATGCACCTCGGCACGGGCGCCGCGCACGCCCACAACGCCCTCGCGCTGGCCGGCGCCAAGCTGCGCGTGCTCGCCGGCTCGACCCTCGCCACCCACGCCGAGACCCGCAAACTCGGCGCGCTCGACCTGGGCGCGGGCGGCGTGACGCTGCTCGACATGACCGCCGTCGTCCCGGCGCAAGTCCTGCAAACCGGCACGCTCTCGGTGGACAGCGGCGCGCGGGTCGCCTTCAGGGGCTACACCGGCTCGGGCACGGTCAACAGCACCGGCACGAACCCGAAAAACTTCCTCGACCAGGACTCGCTCAACGACACCGCGACGCTGCTGGTCGCCGCCGACGCGCTCGCCGCCGGAACCGATGGGAAACAGATCACCCTCACGCAGGAGGACGGCGCCACGCCGCTCACCGGCGGCCGGCGGATCGACTACGGCAACGTGACGGCCACCTACGACTACACCGGCGTGACCGCCGGCACCGCGACCGCGCGGGCCATCCTCGGCAGCGCGACCGCGAGCGCCGGCCTGTATTACAACTACGCGCTGACCGTGCTCGACATCAAGAGCGGCACCACGCTCACGCTCACCACGGCGGGCGCCGACGACCGCACCCTCGCCGCCGAAATCACCGGCGCGGGCAACCTCGAACTTGTCGCCTCCGCCGGCGCCCTCACGCTGAGCCACAGCAACAGCCACACCGGCACGACGACCCTCGCCAGCGGCACCGTGATCGCCGGTGCCGACGACGCCCTCGGCCGCACGTCCCATCTGTCCCTTGTGTCCCTTGCGTCCTTTGATCTCGCGGGCCGCACGCAGACGCTCGCCAGCGGCAGCATCGCTGGCGCGCTCCTCGACAGCGTTGGCAGCGGCTCGCTCGGCGTCACCGGCCTGCTGGACATCACCAGCGCCAACGCCGGCTTCGCCGCCGATGTCGGCGTGACCGGCACGGCCGTCCTGCACCACACGCAGGCGCTGGGCGACAGCGGCACGCTGACCGCCGGCGGCCTCGTGCAGCTCACCGGCGCGACCGGCACGCTCGCGAAACAAATCGCCGGCAGCGGCACCGTCGCGCTGGTGGACAGCAGCAGCGTGGCGCTGACCGGCGCGAACGAGCTCGGCGCCGCCGGCGAATGGAACATCGCCGCCGGCAGCGCGCTCAGCGCCAGCTCGACCGCGAACCTCTCCGAGGCCGGCATCCTCCTCGACGGCCTGCTCACGGTCGCGAACACCGCCGCCGAAACCCTCGGCAACGCGCTTTCCGGCTCCGGCACGTTCAACAAGGACGCCGCCGGCAACCTGACCATCAGCCGCTCGAACGCCTTCACCGGGAGCGCCGGCATCCTTGCCGGCACCCTGACCCTCGCGAACAGCCTCGACGGCCTCGGCGCCGCCACCATCGCGAACAGCTCCACGCTCGCGCTCAGCGGCACCGGCGCCTTCGCCAACACCGTGAGCGGCACCGGCGTGAACCTCGTCAGCGGCAGCGTCGCGCTCACCGGGACCAATACAGCCTTCACCGGCACGCTCGCCGTCACCGGCACGGCCGCGATCACCGGCAACGATAACATCGGCGGCACCGGCGCGGGCGGCGCCTCCGTCGTCCTCGCGCAGACCGGCGCACTGGCCACGACCGCGACGAGCTTCGTCCACGCGCTCAGCGGCGACGGCCTGCTCGCCGTTGAGTCCGTCAGCGGCGCCTTCGACTTCGTTGCCACGACCGGCTCGAACTTCGCCGGCACGGTCGCGCTGGCGGACACCGCGCTCACCCTCGGCACGAACGCCGCGCACGCCTTCAACGCCGCCGCGCTGGCCAACGCCACGCTGCGCCTCGACGCCGGCGGCGCGCTCCACGCCAACCGCGAGACCGCCCGCATCGGCGGCCTCACGCTCAACGCCGGCGCGCTCTGGCTGCCGATGAACGGCGTCGATCCCGAGGAGGTCCTCCACGTCGGCACGCTCTCCGTCGCCGACCTCGCCAGCACCGTCGTTTTCGAAAACTACGCCGGCGGCACGGCCGCGATCGGCGACGCCGCGCGGCAGAAAAACTGGCTCGACCAGGACAACCTCACCGACAACGCCACGCTGCTGGTCTCCGCCGGCACCCTCGCCGAGGCCGCGCCGCGCCAGATCGCCGTCACCAGGGCCGACGGCAGCGCGCTCGAAAACGGCCAGGTGATCGAGCACGACGAGGTTTTGGCCATCTACAACTACACCGCGCAGACCACCGGCAGCGCCACCGTCTACACCGGCACGGCCCTCGCCCCCGGCCTGTATTACGACTACGTGCTCGCCGAGCTGAACGTGAAGAGTGGCACCACCCTCGTCCTCACCGACGCGGGCGCGACCGACAGCACCCTCACCGCCGCCCTCACCGGCGAGGGCGGCGTCACCTACACGACCGGCTCGTCGCTCACCCTCGCCGGCGCGAACACCTACACTGGCTCCAGCACGATCACGACCGGCGCCCTCATCGCCGGCGCCGACCACGTCTTGGGCGACACGTCCTTTCTGTCCATTGAGTCCCCTGCGTCCTTTGACCTCGCCGGCCACACGCAAACCCTCCGCGGCGGCGGCCAGATCGACGGCCGCCTCACCGGCACCGGCGCGCTCACCCTCGCCGGCGGCACGCTGACCATCACCAGCGCGAACCCCGGCTACACCGCGCAAACCAACATCAACGCCAACGCGACCGCGCACCTGGCCGACACCGCCGGCCTGGGCTCCGGCGGCATCCAGCTCGACGGCACGCTGCGCACCGCCGCCACCGGCGCGCTGCAAAACACCCTCTCCGGTTACGGCCTGTTCCACGCCGCCGCCGGCGCCGTCACGCTCGCCCGCGACAGCGCCGGCTTCCACGGCACCGGCAGCATCGCCGCCGGGGCGCGCGTCACCGCCACGCACGAAAACGCCCTCGGCGACGCCGCCATCGGCGTCGCCTCCGGCGCGACCTTCGAGCAGAAAGACTTCACCGGCGTCCTGCGCAACGCGCTCTCCGGCGCGGGCACGCACCTCGTGACCAACGCCACGCTGTTCCTCGAAAACGACCCCGCCGCCTACCAAATCGCGAACACCACGCTCGACGCGCGCGCCGCGCTCGTGCTCGATGCTGACGGATACCGGTTCGGCACGCTCAACATGAACGGCGGCGCGCTGGCCTTCTCCGCCGCGAACCCGGCCGGCTCCGCGACCATCGCGACCCTCGGCAATACTTCGGGCAACTTTTACCTGAACGCCGACCTCTCCGGCCTGGCCGGCGGCGGCATCGTGCCCGCCGGCATGATCGCGAACTTTTTGGACATCCTCGATGACGGCGCCGGCGCGCACCGCGTGCACCTCGACACCCACGGCACCGAGCCCGCCGGCCCGAACATCGCGCTGGAGCTCATCCACACCGGCGGCACGCTCAGCACCTTCGACCTCGTCGGCGGCCGCATCGAGACCGAGCTCACCTCGCTCGAACTCATGCGCGGCGACGGCAGCGCCTACATCCCCGATCCCCACACGGTGTACCTGACCGACGCCGGGCTCTCACACGCCGCCGACGCCATCCTCAACACCGCCGGCACGCTCGCGCTGGACTGGGCCAGCGCCCTCGACAGCCTCCACCTGCGCATGGGTGACCTCCGCGCCGAAAACCTCGCCTCCCTTGACGGCGGCCACGCCGCCGCCATAAAAGGAGGCAACGCCTCCGGCAACGTCTGGGTGCGCTCGCGCGGCTACCGCCTCGACGCCTCGAACCGCGTCTCCGGCATGGCCTTCGAGCAGCACGGCTACGGCATGACCGCCGGCCTCGACCGGGCCTTCGCGACCGAGACCGGCGCGAACCTCCTCGGCGGCTTCATCGACATGGGCGGGGTCAGCCGCAGGTTCGACAACGCCGGCACCGGCGAAACCCGCAATGCCGGCGTCGGCGCCTACGCCACGCTCCTGCGCGCGGACGGCTGGTTCCTCGACGCGGTCGGGCGCGCCGACCGGTATAAAAACGCGTTCGACGCCCGCGCCGCCAACGGGCGCGTGACGCACGCCGGCTACAACGTGAAAGGCCTGGGCCTGAGCCTGGAGGCGGGCCGCCGCCTCCAGCGCGCCGACGGCTGGTGGCTCGAGCCCGCCGCGCAGGCCTCCGTGCTCTGGCTGGGCCGCGCCGCCTACGACACCCGCCCCACCCCCGGCCAGCGCGCGATCAAGGTGCGCGTGGACGACTCCGAAACCTGGCAGTACCGCGCGCTCCTGCGCTTCGGCCGCCGGCTCCCCGGCAGCCGGTGGCATCCCTACGGCAAGCTTGCCGCCGTCGCGGTCGATTCCAATGGCGGCGGCATCACCGCCCACGGCAAGACGTTTACCGCCGGCTTCGACGGCAAGCGCGTCGAGTTCGGCCTGGGCGCTGGCTACCGCGTCAACGACCTCAGCCAGCTGTACATCGACTACGAATACGCACGCGCCCCCAGCTACGAGCGCCCCTGGGCACTCAGCCTCGGCTACCGCCGCCTCTGGTAA
- a CDS encoding Gfo/Idh/MocA family protein, with the protein MSQKPLRIGFIGAGANTRLRHIPGFRALPGVELAAVANRSRESSRRAAKEFGIARAAADWREIIDAPDIDAVCIGTWPWLHAEASIAALRAGKHVLTEARMARNADEAVAMLGALQEAGRKQPGIVAQIVPAPLTLAFDATIRRLLDSGVIGALREITITQTGVAQADASAPLTWRQDVERSGHNIMTLGIHYEALLRWLDDDAEVVAADGAVFTAERPGEDGRPRRVQIPESLTVLARFPRTGARLVIHLSGVETTLPRNEIRLNGSAGGLRLDLDNEILRHKPLQGTSQQVVIPDADRGEWRVEADFVASIREGAPVRLTDFATGLRYMRFTDAVWEAWRAGKR; encoded by the coding sequence ATGTCGCAAAAACCGCTTCGCATCGGCTTCATCGGCGCGGGGGCCAACACCCGCCTGCGCCACATCCCCGGCTTTCGCGCGCTGCCGGGCGTGGAACTCGCGGCCGTCGCCAACCGTTCGCGCGAATCGTCCAGGCGCGCCGCCAAGGAGTTCGGGATCGCGCGCGCCGCCGCCGACTGGCGCGAGATCATCGATGCGCCCGACATCGACGCCGTCTGCATCGGCACCTGGCCGTGGCTGCACGCGGAGGCGTCCATCGCAGCGCTCCGCGCCGGCAAACACGTGCTCACCGAGGCCCGCATGGCGCGCAACGCCGACGAGGCCGTGGCGATGCTCGGGGCGTTGCAGGAGGCGGGGCGGAAACAGCCCGGCATCGTCGCGCAGATCGTGCCCGCGCCGCTCACACTCGCGTTTGACGCCACCATCCGCCGCCTGCTCGACAGCGGCGTGATCGGCGCGCTGCGCGAAATCACCATCACGCAGACCGGCGTCGCCCAAGCCGACGCCTCCGCGCCGCTCACCTGGCGGCAGGACGTCGAAAGAAGCGGGCACAACATCATGACACTCGGCATCCACTACGAGGCGCTTCTGCGCTGGCTCGATGACGACGCCGAGGTCGTCGCGGCGGACGGCGCGGTGTTCACCGCCGAACGTCCCGGCGAGGACGGACGCCCGCGCCGGGTGCAAATTCCCGAAAGCCTCACCGTGCTGGCGCGTTTTCCGCGGACCGGCGCGCGCCTGGTCATCCACCTGAGCGGCGTGGAGACCACGCTCCCGCGCAACGAAATCCGTCTCAACGGCAGCGCGGGCGGCCTGCGCCTCGACCTCGACAACGAAATCCTCCGCCACAAACCGCTCCAGGGCACTTCGCAACAAGTCGTCATCCCCGACGCCGACCGGGGCGAATGGCGGGTCGAGGCGGATTTTGTCGCCAGCATCCGTGAAGGCGCGCCCGTGCGCCTGACCGATTTCGCGACCGGCCTCCGCTACATGCGCTTCACCGACGCGGTGTGGGAGGCGTGGCGGGCGGGGAAGCGGTAA
- the glpK gene encoding glycerol kinase GlpK codes for MKYILALDQGTTSSRAIVFNRRGRIRALAQHEFPQHYPRPSWVEHDPADLWTTTRRAAIAAVADANLTGAGIAAIGLTNQRETTLLWDRATGRPLAPAIVWQDRRTAPLCEKLRAAGHSELIRRKTGLLPDPYFSGTKLRWLLDRVPGARRRAERGELAFGTVDTWLLWRLTGGRVHATDLTNASRTLLCDIHRACWDDELLALLGIPRAVLPEIRSSSEFFGEVTAIPALRGVPITGVAGDQHAALFGQACFRPGMAKNTYGTGCFMLLHTGGKAVVSKNKLLTTPAWRLGPSAPVEYALEGSVFTGGAVVQWLRDGLGLIARSSDIEALAAGVPDNGGVYLVPAFTGLGAPHWDAAARGTITGVTRGTTAGHLARAAVESIAYQVADLIGAMESDAGLRLRELRVDGGATANNALLQFQSTLLRRAVVRPRVTETTALGAAYLAGLAAGYWKSRDEIAALWQPGRVFKPDAKESARVRRQHAQWRHAVERAKNWAV; via the coding sequence ATGAAATACATTCTCGCCCTCGACCAAGGCACGACCTCCAGCCGCGCGATCGTCTTCAACCGCCGCGGCCGCATCCGCGCCCTCGCGCAGCACGAGTTTCCGCAACACTACCCGCGCCCCAGCTGGGTCGAGCACGATCCCGCCGACCTGTGGACCACCACGCGCCGCGCCGCCATCGCCGCCGTGGCCGACGCCAACCTCACCGGCGCCGGCATCGCGGCCATCGGCCTGACCAACCAGCGCGAAACCACGCTCCTCTGGGACCGCGCCACCGGCCGCCCCCTCGCGCCCGCCATCGTGTGGCAGGACCGCCGCACCGCGCCCCTTTGCGAAAAACTCCGCGCCGCCGGGCACTCCGAGCTCATCCGCCGCAAAACCGGCCTGCTCCCCGACCCGTATTTTTCCGGCACCAAGCTCCGCTGGCTGCTCGATCGCGTGCCCGGCGCGCGCCGCCGCGCCGAACGCGGAGAGCTCGCCTTCGGCACGGTGGACACCTGGCTCCTCTGGCGGCTCACCGGCGGCCGCGTCCACGCCACCGATCTCACCAACGCCTCCCGCACCCTCCTCTGCGACATCCATCGCGCCTGCTGGGATGACGAGCTCCTCGCGCTTCTGGGCATCCCCCGCGCCGTGCTCCCCGAAATCCGCTCCTCCAGCGAATTTTTTGGCGAAGTGACGGCCATCCCCGCGCTGCGCGGCGTCCCCATTACCGGCGTGGCCGGCGACCAGCACGCAGCCCTCTTCGGCCAGGCCTGCTTCCGCCCCGGCATGGCCAAAAACACCTACGGCACCGGCTGCTTCATGCTCCTGCACACCGGCGGGAAGGCCGTCGTATCCAAAAACAAACTACTCACGACCCCCGCCTGGCGGCTCGGCCCGTCCGCGCCGGTCGAATACGCGCTTGAAGGCAGCGTCTTCACCGGCGGGGCCGTGGTGCAATGGCTGCGCGACGGCCTCGGCCTCATCGCCCGTTCCTCCGACATCGAGGCGCTCGCCGCCGGCGTGCCCGACAACGGCGGCGTTTACCTCGTGCCCGCCTTCACCGGCCTCGGCGCGCCGCACTGGGACGCCGCCGCGCGCGGCACCATCACCGGCGTCACGCGCGGCACGACGGCGGGACACCTCGCCCGCGCCGCCGTCGAAAGCATCGCCTACCAGGTCGCCGACCTCATCGGCGCGATGGAATCCGACGCCGGCCTGCGCCTGCGCGAACTGCGCGTGGACGGCGGCGCGACCGCCAACAACGCGCTCCTCCAGTTCCAATCCACGCTCCTGCGCCGCGCCGTCGTGCGCCCGCGCGTGACCGAGACCACCGCGCTCGGCGCGGCCTACCTCGCCGGGCTCGCGGCGGGCTACTGGAAAAGCCGCGACGAGATCGCCGCCCTCTGGCAACCCGGGCGCGTCTTCAAGCCCGACGCAAAGGAATCCGCGCGCGTCCGCCGCCAGCACGCCCAATGGCGCCACGCGGTCGAGCGCGCGAAAAACTGGGCGGTGTGA
- a CDS encoding tyrosine-protein phosphatase, whose product MNQQPPAPSLSVAPLEGGVNFRDLGGLPAADGRRVRPGLLFRSGSLAHLTPADRDHLAAARLTRVLDFRDADEAAREPGALWDGARYENIPANPVGRGVSATIDEFSPAFLARLDPRKFMRDLYRELPLENRAYRRLMAVIQKTDTATVFHCAVGKDRTGVAAAVVLLALGAGRATIIADYTRTEQTLAPHRERVQTALAGELDGLAMEHMRVLMAAREEFIAVALNSIESRGGADAWLAAEFGLDAPARAALQAKYLE is encoded by the coding sequence ATGAACCAGCAACCACCCGCTCCGTCTCTGTCCGTCGCGCCGCTCGAAGGCGGCGTCAATTTCCGCGATCTCGGCGGCCTGCCCGCCGCGGACGGGCGCCGCGTCCGGCCCGGCCTGCTGTTCCGCTCCGGTTCGCTCGCGCACCTTACGCCCGCTGATCGCGACCATCTCGCCGCCGCGCGGCTCACGCGGGTGCTCGACTTTCGCGACGCCGACGAGGCCGCGAGGGAACCCGGCGCGCTCTGGGACGGCGCGCGCTACGAAAACATCCCCGCGAACCCCGTGGGGCGCGGCGTGAGCGCGACCATTGACGAGTTCAGCCCCGCGTTCCTAGCGAGGCTGGACCCGCGAAAATTCATGCGCGACCTCTACCGCGAGCTTCCGCTCGAAAACCGCGCCTACCGCCGGCTGATGGCCGTTATCCAAAAAACGGATACGGCGACGGTCTTTCATTGCGCCGTCGGCAAGGACCGCACCGGCGTGGCCGCCGCCGTCGTGCTGCTCGCGCTCGGCGCGGGCCGCGCGACCATCATCGCCGACTACACGCGCACCGAGCAAACCCTCGCGCCGCACCGCGAGCGCGTGCAAACCGCCCTCGCCGGCGAACTCGACGGCCTCGCGATGGAGCACATGCGCGTGCTCATGGCGGCGCGCGAGGAGTTCATCGCCGTCGCTCTTAACTCCATCGAGTCACGGGGCGGAGCGGACGCCTGGCTCGCCGCCGAGTTCGGCCTCGACGCGCCCGCCCGCGCCGCCTTGCAGGCGAAGTATCTCGAATAA